Genomic window (Kwoniella dendrophila CBS 6074 chromosome 1, complete sequence):
ATATTTATAATAAGACACGCTATTCCGCATCATTGATATTCAATAATCAAATAACAGTTGcaataaattgaaaatgggTACAAACGaataaatatacaaaaaagaattaaaaacCCTCAGCAATAAGTGTATGATATCGCTCCTGGCATAAAGAAACCCTTTATGACCGATGTCAGGCGGTCAGGTAACTAAAGCTAGCgatgaagaaattcaatAGCATCATAGGGTTTAGAATGGGGGAAAggaaacaacaacaacaacaataaaacgaaaaaaaaTCAGATGTGTGGGCGATTTTATGTTTTATTGTTTTGTGTtaaaatgaaagaaagaaaaaaaaaaagagagaaaaagaatgtTTTGTAGGTAGAGATAGCTCAAGACACAGAGTAAGCCCCATCGAGTTACCTATCCTTCTTTCCAATTCTATAAAATGAATAGAAGAAGTATATGATTAGGCAATCGTATAACTATAAACTATGAGCACAtaaatttcatcttctgcgAAATCCATCTTCACTTCTTTTGATCATAACATCTGAAATCTTAACGGCTCATATCTTCGCCTGAATAAGAGAtgaaataatcaaaaaagaaaaaaaaagcaaTCTAACCCccttgattttcattattttatGACCCAatatttatcttcaatttaTATCAAAATCCGGTTTTAACATAAAAACCGTAgattatatgataatttagaagatTATGACAATATTGTTTGTTGAATTTAGTCTGAATGAAAACCAAAATCCTTTTTCCATCATCCTAGTTCTAAAACTCTAGCAGAAAAAGAGGGTATTGAGATACTGTTCATTTAAACTTCCAAGATAAAAGAAATGGTCTTGAAGATAGAAGGAAAtacaaatgatcaatctTGTAGTTAATTACGTACAAGTCCTTTCGAAACCATAAGTATCCTTTTTTTCCATCTTCAACCATTCCTCATTACCTCTTTATATTGAAGTTAAAATTAATAAATATCCAATGATCCTTGATTCTAACCAAAATCTCGAAAAAAAAGGACGATAATGGAAAGAAGGATATAAGAGGAAAGATCTAGATGTGATTAAGAAGAGGCTCCGGGGACTTTCACCCACAGCTATTATAAAGTATGACAGAACATCTCAAAATTGAAGAGATGTCTATTTGTACGTAGGCTGCGATTACGATTCTTGTGCTTGAGCTataaagaggaaagagaaagagaaagaaaaagaaataagttcaaaagctgaaattgaaattttgtGTCTCTTTGGGAACGAGGTCAACGCGTAatttttggttgttgagATTATTTTGCGCTTAAATGGACACCATAATTAAGTTGAACATAAGGTGGAGGTCGTCCTCCGTTTGAATCCGATTACATAGGCACTTtaacaaaagataaagtcaGAGATCGTCAAAATGTATATGTTTGAATAACATGAAATCGTCCTAATTGAATGAACACTACTTATAATCCATTTGTCTCCCGGATCAAACATCGATATTTCCGAGAGCAGAATGTCAGAAACTAGACCCAGAAAAGCTTTGATCATTGGTGCAGGTCCAGTCGGTGCACTCACTGCACTGAGTTTACATCGTAGAGGATGGCAAGTTGAACTTTGGGAATCGCGTGATGGTATGTCAACTGTAGTCACTTCACATGAGCTATAGCTATACATTTTGGACAACTCAATACTGATTATACGAAAATCTAGATCCAAGAGGTAAAGACGCAGCTCCAAGTAATCTTCGATCCATCAATCTCGCTATTTCCGCTCGTGGTTTAGAAGCTCTAAGAAGTGTTGATCCGTCATTGGGTGAGTTGAATAACGCCCCATAAGAATATAGTATAAATGTTCTCATGAATTCATTATAGCCGAGCAGTTTCAAAATGAAGCTATACCTATGAAAGGTCGAATGATACATCATGTAGATGGTAAACAGGAATCACAGATATATGATCCTATTAATGGACAGGTAAGCTATGGTTTGACTGAGGATAACCTTTAGCTTATTGTCTATTTCGGGAATTCCCTTCACTTGCAGTGCATCAACTCCATTGGTAGACCCTTATTGAATCAGAGATTAGTCGaatcattaccttcagaaATTAAAATCCGATTTCAaactaaattatctaaactCGATTTAAACGATAAAATCGCTTTTGGTGAATctgtagaaaagaaaagtgatgttgttgtagttggtgaagaacatgatgatggtaaaattggtggtgaaggtaaaggtaatacCGATAATGCTAGCAATAAAaagggtaaaggtaaacaatcaatgaaagaagataatgaacCTACTAAATTCGATTTGATCATTGGATGTGATGGTTCTTGGTCAAAAGTTAGAAATTCAATGATGAGAATGGAAAGGTTAGTCATATATCTACAGTCTCTCCGGTTCTCAAATTTTCCCTCTCTGAAAGGCTTGTCGATGTAACCCCAAAGTATCAAGCTAATTTACTCTCTTCTCACAGAATCGATTTCTCACGATCATTTATACCACACGCTTATATCGAGCTGCATATGCCTGCCGATCCAACCAAACCAGGTGGATATGCTATAGATAAAAACCATTTACATATTTGGCCAAGACATTCTTTCATGCTCATCGGACTACCTAACAAAGTGAGCTTGTTTGCTCCCAAACGCTTTCAGGGGTTAAGCTTATATGCCACGATTATTCAGGACGGCTCGTTCACTCTCACATTATTcttaccattttcatccttGTCAACTATCACTACGAGAGAGGCAGCCAGTCGATTCTTCCATGAACATTTCCCTTCGGCCATACAAATAGTAGGAGAGAAAAAATTACTAGATGATTTCGAAAACAACCCTAGGGGTAATTTGGTCACTATCAATGTGAGATATCAATACTCGTTGCAAACAGTTCTATTCAGCTGATACGTTCCACTAGTGTACGCCTTCAGCTTGGTCATCTCATGCATTGTTACTAGGTGATGCTTCGCATAGTATGGTACCGTAAGTGCGATACGACTTCATACAGAGATCAAGGCTGAATCACTTTTTGTGTTCTAGCTTCTACGGTCAAGGCCTCAATTGCGGTCTTGAGGACGTTCGAGTGCTTAATTCGGTACTAGAGAAGCACAAGATATCAGCTACGACCTCGTTGGAACTAGGAGAAACGGATACAGAACTTGAATTAGCCCTTAAAGCATATTCTGTGGAAAGACAAGCCGATCTGCAAGCAATATGCGAATTGGCCTTGCAAAATTAGTAAGTTTGCTGATGTGTCGCATTAATCTGCTCGAGCCAGTTATAGGCtgattctaattctgattttgtATTGCCTTTAGCACCGAAATGAGATCCCATGTCTTATCTCCTTTCCATCATTTCCGAAGATTACTAGACTCTGTATTGACACGCATCATACCGTCTTCACCTCAACCACTTCACCTCTCCTTGACTGAGCCATTCCCATCGAAAAAAGTCAAAGGTTGGACTAGTTTGTATGAAATGGTTACTTTCCGTCCTGATGTACCTTATTCAGAAGCTttgaggaaagaaagaagtcAGAAGGAGATCATGGCTTGGTCTGGTTACATATCTGGTTTGGTAACTTTAGGTGGTGTTGGGTTTATAGGATTAACATTAGCCAGGAGATGGCTAGATAGAAAATAGCCACGGATGGCTTTTCCGGATAGGCATCTTATCACAAATCTATCAGTAAATATTAAGGCTGCTCGAGATCTTTTGTAACAGATCTATTTGATATGTTTGATATGCATCGCACTCATATTTGTCTCGATCACAGAACCGATTTAGGATGTTGGTTCCTTTTGATGAggctttcttcttttcttaaaCTTTTGCAAATCAATTTTCCTATCGGTAGTTTCCGCTATAAAGTTCCCTTAAAATACCTCGTACCTTTTCCTATCGTGGTGGCCAAACATCGTCCAGTATTATAAAATAAAATGTTACACCGTATAGAGTACCCCTAAGGTAGAGATGATAAGACCCATGGGCAGAGTGGGTTCACTTTTCATCATGTGTAATTCGAAGCGGGGCTGCGAATAGATATGGTACTGAAAAAGGGCTTTCAGATATGTGATTACAAAACAAGCATACATATGAAATCATGAGCTTCGGTTACAGCTTCACCTGGAGACACGTTTGTATAGTCTAAAAGTAAAAGGGTAGTGACGTTTTTGATAATCGTGTATTGATTAACGATTATCATATACAACCAGTATTAAAATGGAGAAAGTTCGGTTGAAGCTACCGAAAGTAAAACGCTAGTGACGCACGCAGtcatcttcaggtttttcTTCGCTACAAAGTTCAGGTTTATCATTCTGAGTAAGGTATTACCTGACTCGAGTAAAGATCACAAATGGAGTCAATCAACCACGATGGATGCTGCATGGATTGTGCATCTAGATATTGTCTTCATGCGTAATATAAGAAAATTCCCAACTTCTCTAAAGAGATCAAAACATAAAATTCCCAACTTGTATATAGCGATTGGGgatagaagatgaaaagttGGGAATTTTCGGGTTGACGTTTGATTGTATCATTTTATATCAATTTATACTTTTTTATACTTTTTCCCTTGTTTTCCTCGAACCCTATTACGGCAGACAACGACCACACTCCTATTGAGCACATTTATTATAACAGCAACTCTGGACGATATGCCCCGGACCGCGGCCCGAGATCAGTACGGTCAGGGATTTAACCGATAACACAGATGGATACTACAGTAGGACTGAAAAGTGACATACGGCCCGCACGTCATAGTACAGTTATAAGGAAAGGGGATAAAATAGATTTCAGGGTTTATGACAAAGGATAAAGGATCTAAAACTTATATTTTGCCgcaatttcatttttcaaAAGATCATAATTATTTCAATAAAACCTATCTTCAAAATTCCCAACTTTTTTCAAGGTGGTGATTGAGATTACTCGTACATCTTTAGTAGGTTTACAGAAACATTCCGACTCTATCCTTGATATTCTCTTTTATAACAAGATAGGTTAAGATCGCAtttatcattctttttcCCCTTCTTTCCATACTTTTCTTTCGATTCATTGTATATTTGTACTTTCATTTGTACAACAAATCACTTTGGACCGCTCGTCGACGATATCATCACGTCCGTGCTTCTCTCATCAAAGCCGATAAACCGAACGACCAATACTTGATCCGGCCTATCAATACTTCCCATCTTTTACGATCCTTTGTTCGATCGTATACCTTATCATCTTATCAAAGGAACACTATATCAAAGGAGATTGCATCCTTTGTTCCACATATCCCGGACCGAACTCATCTCACACGTTTGTTCGGTAAATCACAACTATATAAATCGATTTAAATCGTAACATTCTCTCATCTAATTGATCTCACAAACATCTTAAACACTTTCAAAATGTACCGAGCAAGATCATTTATGCCTGGTAGAAGGGCTCTTATAGCCTCAACAGCAACTGTAGCAGTTGGATCAGCATATTTATTATATAGACCTGCATACgcagaatcaaatttcagTCATCTTGATAAAAAAAGACCTGGTCCATTATGGTCACCACCATCAAGAGCACAAATGTTGGAACATTTAAAAACATCAGGTACTTATATACATAGacaagctgaaggtggacCTGAACCTGGAGCAgtattgaaaaaagaagaagctgaatcggaaggtgatgatgtatttgacttattgattgttggtggtggtgcaacAGGTGCAGGTACCGCATTAGACGCAGCATCAAGAGGTTTGAAAGTAGCTTGtgttgaaagagatgatttcGCTTCAGGTACTTCATCAAAATCCACAAAATTAGTTCATGGTGGTGTAAGATATTTACAAAAAGCTATTTTCGAATTAGATTATGAACAATGGAAATTagttaaagaagctttaaaagaaagaagagtttTCTTAGAAACTGCTCCTCATTTATCACATATGTTACCTATCCTTTTACCTATTTACACTTGGTGGCAACTTCCTTATTACTATGCCGGTTGTAAACTTTACGATATCTtagcaggtaaagaaaaTATGGAATCCGCTTACTGGATGGGCAAAGGTAAAGCTATGGAAGCTTTCCCTATGTTAAAGGATGAAGGTTTAGTCGGTGGTGTTGTGTACTACGATGGTGAGTGATCTCAGTCCTCATAATTTATTCAATAGCTAATCATCAATGTTTAGGTCAACACAACGATTCCCGAATGAACATCTCGCTTGTTATGACTGCTGCGTCTCACGGTGCCATCATGGCCAACCATGTTGAGGTTACCCAGCTTCACAAACGACCTGATCCAGCTCGAGgtggagaagaaagaatttACGCTGCTTCTGTCAAAGATCGAATGACCggtgaagaatggaaagTTCGATGTCGAGGTGTTATCAACGCTACTGGACCATTCAGTGATGGTGTAAGAAAACTCGATGAACCAACTACCAAAGAAATTGTAGCTCCTTCAGCTGGTGTACACATCACTCTCCCTAACTACTATGGTCCAAAG
Coding sequences:
- a CDS encoding kynurenine 3-monooxygenase; this encodes MSETRPRKALIIGAGPVGALTALSLHRRGWQVELWESRDDPRGKDAAPSNLRSINLAISARGLEALRSVDPSLAEQFQNEAIPMKGRMIHHVDGKQESQIYDPINGQCINSIGRPLLNQRLVESLPSEIKIRFQTKLSKLDLNDKIAFGESVEKKSDVVVVGEEHDDGKIGGEGKGNTDNASNKKGKGKQSMKEDNEPTKFDLIIGCDGSWSKVRNSMMRMERIDFSRSFIPHAYIELHMPADPTKPGGYAIDKNHLHIWPRHSFMLIGLPNKDGSFTLTLFLPFSSLSTITTREAASRFFHEHFPSAIQIVGEKKLLDDFENNPRGNLVTINCTPSAWSSHALLLGDASHSMVPFYGQGLNCGLEDVRVLNSVLEKHKISATTSLELGETDTELELALKAYSVERQADLQAICELALQNYTEMRSHVLSPFHHFRRLLDSVLTRIIPSSPQPLHLSLTEPFPSKKVKGWTSLYEMVTFRPDVPYSEALRKERSQKEIMAWSGYISGLVTLGGVGFIGLTLARRWLDRK